One genomic segment of Nocardia spumae includes these proteins:
- a CDS encoding SDR family oxidoreductase, whose protein sequence is MRDRLKSVSGKKTLVTGAASGIGRATAIAAATEGAELVLTDIDATGLADTVDEIGRAGGKVLESRALDISDHEAVALFAEDVHRSHGSLDVVMNVAGISAWGTVENLEHRHWRSMVDVNLMGPIHVIESFVPAMVKGGRGGALVNVSSAAGLLAFPWHAAYSASKFGLRGVSEVLRFDLARHGITVHLVVPGAVNTHLVETVEIAGVDRDDPRIKRYVKRFQSHAVSPDQAARAILRGIEKNRFIVYTSFDVRFGYWWARKFAWPYEFTMRRANDQFNRFLR, encoded by the coding sequence GTGCGTGATCGCTTGAAGTCCGTGAGCGGCAAGAAGACTCTGGTCACCGGTGCGGCCAGCGGAATCGGTCGGGCGACGGCGATCGCCGCCGCGACCGAGGGCGCCGAGCTGGTCCTCACCGATATCGACGCCACCGGTCTCGCGGACACCGTGGACGAGATCGGGCGGGCCGGTGGCAAAGTACTCGAATCGCGGGCGCTCGACATCAGTGACCACGAGGCCGTCGCGCTGTTCGCCGAGGATGTCCACCGCAGCCACGGCAGCCTCGACGTGGTGATGAACGTCGCCGGGATCTCGGCCTGGGGGACGGTCGAGAATCTGGAGCATCGGCACTGGCGGTCGATGGTGGATGTGAACCTGATGGGCCCCATCCACGTCATCGAGAGCTTCGTGCCTGCCATGGTCAAGGGCGGGCGCGGCGGTGCGCTGGTCAATGTGTCCTCCGCGGCGGGACTGCTCGCCTTCCCCTGGCACGCCGCCTACAGCGCCAGCAAATTCGGGCTGCGCGGTGTGTCGGAGGTGCTGCGATTCGATCTGGCCCGGCACGGGATCACGGTGCATCTGGTGGTGCCGGGCGCGGTGAACACCCATCTGGTGGAAACCGTCGAGATCGCCGGTGTGGACCGGGACGATCCGCGAATCAAACGCTACGTGAAGCGTTTTCAGTCCCACGCCGTCTCGCCGGACCAGGCGGCGCGCGCGATTCTGCGCGGTATCGAGAAGAACCGCTTCATCGTGTACACCTCCTTCGATGTGCGCTTCGGCTACTGGTGGGCGCGTAAGTTCGCCTGGCCCTACGAGTTCACGATGCGGCGCGCGAACGATCAGTTCAACAGATTCCTTCGTTGA
- the metG gene encoding methionine--tRNA ligase — protein MSAPERTSSNSAPAFYITTAIAYPNGAPHIGHAYEYISTDTLARFKRLDGYDVFFMTGTDEHGQKVQQAARAAGVSVEEYAARNSDVFERMDKALDISYDRFIRTTDEDHLAASIAIWERMRAADDIYLDTYSGWYSVRDEAFYTEEETTVTEDGTRVATETRTPVEWTEESNYFFRLSKYQDKLLELYETTPDFILPATRRNEIVSYVKAGLKDLSISRTTFDWGVPVPGDPAHVMYVWVDALTNYLTGVGFPDTESAAFQRFWPANVHIIGKDITRFHTVYWPAFLMSAGIELPKRVFVHGFLFNKGEKMSKSVGNTVDPLDLVEQYGLDAVRFFLLREISYGQDGSYSHDAIVGRINSDLANEYGNLVQRSLKMVARDFGSAVPAPGEFTAADRELLDRANGLWERCREEFDGQQIHLALEAIWLTLGETNKYFSAQQPWALAKSGTPEDVAREATVLYVTLEVLRIVSILVQPVIPGSAGRILDQLGQTARTFADLDTPIEAGLALPAPEPVFPKYVEPKD, from the coding sequence ATGAGCGCACCCGAACGCACGTCGTCGAATTCCGCACCGGCCTTCTACATCACCACGGCGATCGCCTACCCGAACGGCGCGCCGCATATCGGCCACGCCTACGAGTACATCTCCACCGATACGCTGGCCCGCTTCAAACGGCTCGACGGCTACGACGTGTTCTTCATGACCGGTACCGACGAGCACGGCCAGAAGGTACAGCAGGCCGCGCGGGCCGCGGGCGTGAGCGTCGAGGAATACGCCGCCCGCAATTCGGATGTGTTCGAGCGAATGGACAAGGCGCTCGATATCTCCTACGACCGTTTCATCCGCACCACCGACGAGGACCACCTCGCCGCCAGCATCGCGATCTGGGAGCGGATGCGGGCCGCGGACGACATCTACCTCGATACCTATTCGGGCTGGTATTCGGTGCGCGACGAGGCCTTCTACACCGAGGAGGAGACCACCGTCACCGAGGACGGGACGCGCGTCGCGACCGAGACCCGGACGCCGGTGGAGTGGACCGAGGAGTCGAACTACTTCTTCCGGCTGTCGAAATACCAGGACAAACTGCTCGAACTGTACGAGACCACACCGGATTTCATTCTGCCCGCGACGCGGCGCAACGAGATCGTCAGTTATGTGAAGGCGGGTCTGAAGGATCTGTCCATTTCGCGCACCACCTTCGACTGGGGTGTGCCGGTACCCGGCGATCCGGCCCACGTGATGTACGTGTGGGTCGACGCGCTCACCAACTATCTGACCGGGGTCGGCTTCCCCGATACGGAATCGGCCGCCTTCCAACGATTCTGGCCCGCGAACGTTCACATCATCGGTAAGGACATCACCCGGTTCCACACCGTGTACTGGCCGGCATTCCTGATGTCGGCGGGTATCGAATTGCCGAAACGTGTCTTCGTGCACGGCTTCTTGTTCAACAAGGGCGAGAAGATGTCGAAATCGGTCGGCAATACCGTGGATCCGCTGGATCTGGTCGAGCAGTACGGACTGGACGCGGTGCGGTTCTTCCTGCTGCGCGAGATCTCCTACGGTCAGGACGGTTCCTACAGTCACGACGCCATCGTCGGCCGGATCAACAGTGATCTCGCCAACGAATACGGCAATCTGGTGCAGCGCAGCCTCAAGATGGTGGCCCGCGATTTCGGCTCCGCCGTACCGGCTCCCGGTGAATTCACCGCCGCCGACCGGGAACTGCTGGACCGGGCGAACGGACTGTGGGAACGCTGCCGCGAAGAATTCGACGGCCAGCAGATCCACCTCGCGCTCGAGGCGATCTGGCTGACACTGGGTGAGACCAACAAGTACTTCTCCGCACAGCAGCCGTGGGCACTGGCCAAATCCGGGACGCCCGAGGATGTCGCACGCGAGGCCACGGTGCTCTACGTGACCCTCGAGGTGCTGCGGATCGTGTCCATCCTGGTGCAGCCGGTGATTCCGGGCTCGGCGGGACGGATCCTGGATCAGCTCGGGCAGACCGCCCGCACGTTCGCCGATCTCGACACTCCGATCGAGGCCGGACTGGCATTACCCGCACCCGAACCGGTCTTCCCGAAGTACGTCGAGCCAAAAGACTAG
- a CDS encoding GntR family transcriptional regulator, whose product MLDIPVDHHSTVPPYEQLRLGIVARVQSGELTAGTKIPTVRALAVQLGLAPNTVARAYRELEQDGVLETRGRLGSFIASSGDPTRDAAGRAATDYVAAIRRLGLDDEAALRFVRAALGEIRE is encoded by the coding sequence ATGCTGGATATCCCGGTCGATCATCATTCGACGGTGCCACCCTACGAGCAACTGCGGCTGGGCATCGTCGCCCGGGTGCAGTCCGGTGAGCTCACCGCGGGGACGAAGATTCCCACGGTGCGAGCGCTGGCCGTCCAGCTCGGACTGGCACCCAATACGGTCGCCCGGGCCTATCGCGAACTGGAGCAGGACGGGGTGCTGGAAACCCGCGGGCGGCTCGGTTCGTTCATCGCCTCCTCGGGCGATCCGACCCGCGATGCGGCCGGGCGCGCCGCGACCGACTACGTCGCGGCGATACGCCGGCTGGGACTCGACGACGAGGCCGCGTTGCGGTTCGTGCGGGCCGCGCTGGGGGAGATCCGGGAGTAG
- the soxR gene encoding redox-sensitive transcriptional activator SoxR codes for MQHTTWHAKELTPGQLSERSGVAVSALHFYEREGLIASRRTSGNQRRYSRETLRRVAFIRISQRVGIPLSEIRKALDTLPEGRTPNRKDWERLSVTWRTDLDQRIEQLTRLRNSLTDCIGCGCLSLGSCRIVNYHDRLGDEGPGARTLDVNIDCARPEGCETPSGTAESAESEAAGTGADEFCEINEGIC; via the coding sequence ATGCAGCATACGACCTGGCACGCCAAGGAGCTCACCCCCGGCCAACTGTCGGAACGCAGTGGGGTCGCGGTGTCGGCACTGCATTTCTACGAACGCGAGGGGCTGATCGCCAGCCGTCGCACGAGCGGCAACCAGCGCAGATATTCCCGGGAAACGCTGCGTCGGGTGGCATTCATCCGGATCTCGCAACGCGTCGGCATTCCGCTCAGCGAAATTCGCAAAGCCCTCGACACTCTACCCGAGGGACGCACTCCCAATCGCAAGGATTGGGAACGATTGTCGGTAACTTGGCGAACCGACCTCGATCAGCGCATCGAACAGCTCACCCGGTTGCGCAACAGTCTCACCGACTGCATCGGCTGCGGCTGCCTCTCGCTGGGCAGCTGCCGGATCGTCAACTACCACGACCGCCTCGGCGACGAGGGGCCCGGCGCTCGCACGCTGGATGTGAACATCGACTGCGCCCGTCCCGAGGGCTGCGAAACACCCTCCGGAACAGCGGAATCCGCCGAATCGGAAGCCGCCGGAACCGGAGCCGACGAATTCTGCGAGATCAACGAAGGAATCTGTTGA
- the arcA gene encoding arginine deiminase, giving the protein MGTEAVPPARPFSVTTEVGTLRAVLLHRPGDELRRLTPRNNDQLLFDAIPWVERAQQEHETFADVLRGRGVEVLLLADLLTETLAVSGAGRSMGITAAVDARRIGFALAEDLKTYLRAVPAPDLSRILMAGMTFDELPFEPDTASLVRRMHHGTDFVIDPLPNLLFTRDSSFWVGPKVAITSLALPARARETSLTDLVYAFHPRFLGVRRAYESHTAPMEGGDVLLLAPGVVAIGVGERTSPAGAEALARSLFDDALAHTVLVVPIAQNRATMHLDTVCTMVDTDAVVMYPGVQNSLCAFTIRSDGESVRMSGPDPFLPAAAEAMGIDKLRVIDTGLDGVTAEREQWDDGNNTLALAPGVVVAYERNENTNSRLSDAGIEVLTIPGSELGSGRGGPRCLSCPLSRDEV; this is encoded by the coding sequence ATGGGAACAGAGGCTGTGCCCCCGGCGCGACCGTTTTCCGTGACGACCGAGGTCGGGACGTTGCGTGCGGTTCTGCTGCATCGCCCGGGGGACGAGCTGCGCCGGCTCACCCCGCGCAACAACGATCAGCTGCTCTTCGACGCCATCCCGTGGGTGGAGCGCGCGCAGCAGGAACACGAGACCTTCGCCGATGTCCTGCGCGGCCGCGGAGTCGAGGTGCTACTGCTGGCCGATCTGCTGACCGAGACGCTGGCGGTCAGCGGCGCCGGGCGAAGTATGGGCATCACCGCGGCGGTCGACGCCCGGCGCATCGGCTTCGCGCTGGCCGAGGATCTCAAGACCTATCTGCGCGCGGTACCCGCACCGGACCTGTCGCGAATCCTCATGGCCGGGATGACTTTCGACGAATTACCGTTCGAACCCGATACCGCCTCGCTGGTCCGTCGGATGCATCACGGCACCGATTTCGTCATCGACCCGCTGCCGAATCTGCTGTTCACCCGCGATTCCTCGTTCTGGGTGGGGCCGAAGGTCGCGATCACCTCGCTGGCTCTGCCGGCCCGTGCGCGCGAAACCTCGCTCACCGATCTGGTCTACGCCTTCCACCCGCGGTTCCTCGGGGTGCGCCGGGCCTACGAATCCCACACCGCCCCGATGGAGGGTGGCGACGTCCTGCTGCTCGCGCCCGGCGTGGTCGCCATCGGCGTGGGGGAGCGCACCTCACCGGCGGGTGCGGAAGCCTTGGCGCGCAGCCTGTTCGACGATGCGCTGGCGCATACCGTACTGGTGGTGCCGATCGCGCAGAATCGGGCCACCATGCATCTGGATACCGTTTGCACCATGGTCGACACCGATGCGGTGGTGATGTATCCGGGCGTGCAGAACTCACTGTGCGCGTTCACTATTCGCTCCGACGGCGAGTCGGTGCGGATGAGTGGCCCGGATCCGTTCCTGCCCGCGGCGGCGGAGGCCATGGGCATCGACAAGTTGCGCGTCATCGACACGGGGCTGGACGGAGTGACCGCCGAGCGGGAACAGTGGGATGACGGCAACAACACACTCGCGCTGGCACCGGGGGTCGTGGTCGCCTATGAACGAAACGAGAATACGAACAGCCGGCTGTCCGATGCGGGAATCGAAGTGCTGACCATTCCGGGGTCCGAACTGGGATCCGGTCGTGGCGGGCCCCGCTGTCTGTCCTGCCCGCTGTCGCGCGACGAGGTGTAG
- a CDS encoding TatD family hydrolase yields the protein MPGKRPAPEPPEPLSPLVDAHTHLDACGAEDAESVAAMVDRAAAVGVGRVVTIADDLDAARFAVGAAHWDARVYAAVALHPTRAQALDEATRAELEKLAADPRVVAVGETGLDYYWPGKLDGCAAIEDQVEGFRWHIDLAKRLGKPLMIHNREADHDVLAVLLDEGAPETVIFHCFSSDANMALACVAEGYVLSFSGTVSFKNAHELREAATLVPDEQILVETDAPFLTPHPFRGAPNEPYCLPYTVRALAELREQDPAELAAITTANAERVYRLPRS from the coding sequence ATGCCCGGTAAACGACCCGCACCCGAGCCGCCCGAACCGCTGTCCCCGCTCGTCGACGCGCACACCCATCTCGACGCCTGTGGCGCCGAGGACGCGGAATCGGTTGCCGCCATGGTGGATCGGGCCGCCGCGGTGGGTGTCGGCCGGGTCGTGACCATCGCCGACGATCTCGACGCCGCCCGTTTCGCCGTCGGCGCCGCGCACTGGGATGCCCGTGTGTACGCCGCCGTCGCCCTGCATCCGACCCGTGCGCAGGCACTCGACGAGGCCACCCGTGCCGAACTGGAGAAACTCGCCGCCGATCCCCGCGTGGTCGCCGTCGGCGAGACCGGACTCGACTACTACTGGCCCGGCAAACTCGACGGATGCGCCGCCATCGAGGATCAGGTCGAGGGCTTCCGCTGGCATATCGACCTGGCCAAGCGCCTGGGCAAACCGCTGATGATCCACAACCGCGAGGCCGACCACGACGTGCTGGCGGTGCTGCTGGACGAGGGTGCGCCCGAGACGGTGATCTTCCACTGCTTCTCCTCCGACGCCAATATGGCGCTGGCCTGCGTGGCGGAGGGATATGTGCTGAGTTTCTCCGGCACCGTGAGTTTCAAGAACGCGCACGAGTTGCGCGAGGCCGCCACTCTCGTGCCCGACGAGCAGATCCTGGTGGAAACCGATGCGCCGTTCCTGACACCGCACCCGTTCCGGGGCGCGCCGAACGAGCCGTATTGCCTGCCCTACACCGTGCGGGCCCTCGCTGAACTGCGTGAACAGGATCCGGCCGAGCTCGCGGCGATCACCACCGCCAATGCCGAACGGGTGTACCGGCTGCCACGCTCCTGA
- a CDS encoding TetR/AcrR family transcriptional regulator has protein sequence MDPEFAERHRSTRAETLGTPRGRLIDAMVECVGARGYAATTLTDIVGSAHVSRSTFYEHFVNKEHCFAEAVRTGVQMVRTRIAEELTELPAAADPRHRIATMISTFCTVIAAEPDFSRLILVESLLVGTATAELRDAAVDSFTTMYRQFHDQARALDPAVPEVPDDLIALVPDAIGERTRRVLINTGAGRVPELAPTFIEFAHTVLGLTPAAVHA, from the coding sequence ATGGATCCGGAATTCGCCGAACGGCACCGCAGCACCCGCGCAGAGACGCTCGGTACGCCACGGGGCCGGCTCATCGACGCGATGGTCGAATGTGTCGGTGCCCGTGGTTACGCGGCCACGACACTGACCGATATCGTCGGCTCCGCCCATGTCTCACGCAGCACCTTCTACGAGCACTTCGTCAACAAGGAGCACTGTTTCGCCGAGGCGGTGCGTACGGGTGTGCAGATGGTACGCACCCGGATCGCCGAGGAATTGACCGAACTGCCGGCGGCCGCGGATCCGCGCCACCGGATCGCCACCATGATCTCCACGTTCTGCACGGTCATCGCCGCCGAACCGGATTTCTCCCGGTTGATACTGGTGGAATCCCTGTTGGTCGGCACCGCGACCGCGGAGCTGCGCGATGCCGCCGTCGACAGCTTCACCACGATGTACCGGCAGTTCCACGATCAGGCCCGTGCCCTCGACCCCGCCGTGCCGGAAGTGCCGGACGATCTGATCGCGCTGGTGCCCGACGCGATCGGTGAACGCACCCGGCGAGTACTGATCAACACCGGTGCCGGGCGGGTGCCCGAATTGGCCCCGACCTTCATCGAATTCGCCCATACGGTGCTCGGTCTGACGCCGGCGGCGGTGCACGCCTAG
- the rsmI gene encoding 16S rRNA (cytidine(1402)-2'-O)-methyltransferase has translation MGEPGGRLVLAATPMGDVGDASARLREALASAEIVAAEDTRRTRSLAKALEVEITGRVVSFYDHVETARIPMLLGEIESGRTVLLVTDAGMPSVSDPGYRMVAACIEHDLPVTCLPGPSAVTTALALSGLPMERFCFDGFAPRKSGQRRQWLSTLVAESRAVVFFESPHRLADCLADAADILGPDRRAAVCRELTKTYEEVVRGGLGELAEWAVEGARGEITVVVEGAQPVSADPVDLVAEVEELVADGTRLKDACAQVAARVGGVSRRELYDAVLAARAR, from the coding sequence ATGGGCGAGCCCGGCGGGCGCTTGGTGCTGGCGGCGACGCCGATGGGCGATGTGGGCGACGCATCGGCTCGGTTGCGGGAGGCGCTGGCGAGCGCCGAGATCGTCGCCGCGGAGGACACCCGTCGCACCCGGTCGCTGGCCAAGGCGCTCGAGGTCGAGATCACCGGCCGGGTGGTCAGCTTCTACGACCACGTCGAGACGGCCCGAATTCCGATGCTGCTCGGCGAGATCGAATCCGGACGGACCGTCCTGCTGGTCACCGATGCCGGGATGCCCTCGGTCAGCGATCCGGGTTACCGGATGGTGGCGGCCTGTATCGAACACGATCTCCCGGTGACCTGCCTGCCCGGCCCCTCGGCGGTGACCACCGCGCTGGCGCTGTCCGGACTGCCCATGGAGCGGTTCTGTTTCGACGGCTTCGCACCGCGCAAGTCCGGGCAGCGCAGGCAATGGCTGAGCACGCTGGTCGCCGAATCCCGCGCGGTGGTGTTCTTCGAGTCCCCGCACCGGCTCGCCGACTGTCTCGCCGACGCCGCCGACATCCTCGGTCCCGATCGCCGCGCCGCGGTGTGCCGGGAGCTGACCAAGACCTACGAGGAGGTCGTGCGCGGCGGTCTCGGCGAACTGGCCGAGTGGGCCGTCGAGGGTGCGCGCGGGGAGATCACGGTGGTGGTCGAAGGGGCACAACCGGTTTCGGCCGATCCCGTCGACCTCGTCGCCGAGGTCGAGGAGCTGGTGGCCGACGGCACCCGGCTCAAGGATGCCTGCGCGCAGGTGGCCGCCCGGGTCGGCGGGGTATCGCGACGCGAGCTCTACGACGCCGTACTCGCCGCTCGCGCGCGGTGA
- a CDS encoding dolichyl-phosphate-mannose--protein mannosyltransferase, with amino-acid sequence MTQLTDTRPAIGGGPASSSPAPLRPTPDFGPTDRARGWLVTIFLTAIAAVTRFTMLNYPTDAGTPVFDEKHYAPQAWQMVTGGGVEDNPAYGLVVHPPVGKQMIALGEALFGYTSWGWRFTAAVFGSVLILLVIRITRRMTRSTLIGAFAGVLLIADGLTFVSSRIGMLDIFQAVFVVGAFGCLIVDRDQVRERLARADAEGRITLSVFGPRLGVRWWRFGAGLLLGMACGTKWSGMYFILFFGLMTVCFDVAARRAYGVTRPWAGTAVRDIGPALYALVAIPLLVYLATYWGWFASEDGYDRYSVGNAVGTGGTWSWIPDALRSLWHNQAESLKFHESLTNSAGNHHPWESKPWSWPMGLRPMLYYYADNGVTGCGQSVCVKAVMLIGTPAMWWLSLPMLAWALWRCATRFDWRYAAMLVGYGAGLLPWFADLDRQMYYFYAVPMAPFLAMGLALTLGDILGPASLVRTRSGRWFTVAGERRSLGLLLVSLYLGLVIANFIWLWPILTALPITPGNWHDHLWLPSWR; translated from the coding sequence GTGACCCAGCTGACCGATACGCGACCGGCGATCGGCGGGGGCCCGGCTTCGTCCAGCCCGGCGCCGCTGCGCCCCACCCCCGATTTCGGGCCCACCGATCGGGCGCGGGGCTGGCTGGTGACGATATTCCTCACCGCGATCGCCGCGGTCACCCGGTTCACGATGCTGAACTACCCGACCGATGCCGGCACCCCGGTATTCGACGAGAAGCATTACGCCCCGCAGGCCTGGCAGATGGTCACCGGCGGTGGCGTCGAAGACAATCCGGCTTACGGGCTGGTGGTGCATCCGCCGGTCGGCAAGCAGATGATCGCGCTGGGCGAGGCCCTGTTCGGCTACACCAGCTGGGGCTGGCGGTTCACGGCGGCGGTCTTCGGATCGGTGCTGATCTTGCTGGTCATCCGCATCACCCGGCGGATGACGCGGTCCACGCTGATCGGCGCCTTCGCGGGGGTGCTGCTGATCGCCGACGGGCTGACATTCGTCTCCTCCCGGATCGGCATGCTCGACATCTTCCAGGCGGTCTTCGTCGTCGGCGCCTTCGGCTGCCTGATCGTCGACCGGGATCAGGTACGCGAACGGCTGGCCCGCGCCGATGCGGAAGGGCGCATCACCCTCAGTGTTTTCGGGCCGCGCCTGGGTGTGCGGTGGTGGCGGTTCGGTGCGGGCCTGCTGCTCGGCATGGCCTGCGGCACCAAATGGTCGGGCATGTACTTCATCCTGTTCTTCGGGCTGATGACGGTCTGCTTCGATGTGGCGGCCCGGCGCGCCTACGGGGTCACGCGGCCGTGGGCCGGGACCGCGGTCCGAGATATCGGCCCGGCGCTGTACGCGCTGGTGGCCATTCCGCTGCTGGTCTATCTGGCCACCTACTGGGGCTGGTTCGCCAGTGAGGACGGCTACGACCGCTATTCGGTCGGGAACGCGGTCGGAACGGGCGGCACCTGGTCCTGGATTCCCGATGCGTTGCGCTCGCTGTGGCACAACCAGGCCGAATCGCTGAAATTCCATGAGAGTCTGACCAACTCGGCGGGCAATCATCACCCGTGGGAGTCCAAGCCCTGGTCGTGGCCGATGGGGCTGCGCCCGATGCTGTACTACTACGCCGACAACGGTGTCACCGGATGCGGGCAATCGGTCTGTGTGAAGGCGGTGATGCTGATCGGCACACCCGCCATGTGGTGGCTGTCGCTGCCGATGCTGGCGTGGGCGCTGTGGCGCTGTGCCACCCGCTTCGATTGGCGGTACGCGGCGATGCTGGTCGGCTACGGCGCCGGCCTGCTGCCCTGGTTCGCGGATCTGGACCGGCAGATGTACTACTTCTACGCGGTGCCGATGGCCCCGTTCCTGGCCATGGGCCTCGCCCTGACCCTCGGCGATATTCTCGGCCCGGCATCGCTGGTGCGCACCCGATCGGGCCGCTGGTTCACGGTGGCCGGAGAGCGCCGAAGTCTCGGACTATTGCTGGTCAGCCTGTATCTGGGCCTGGTGATCGCCAACTTCATCTGGCTGTGGCCGATTCTCACGGCGCTGCCGATCACCCCCGGCAACTGGCACGACCACCTCTGGTTACCGAGCTGGCGCTGA
- a CDS encoding resuscitation-promoting factor, whose translation MSALQRINTSRSPLLYAAIAAMLITLIIGASLAIVNRKTVTLVVDGQRSTVTTMAASVKGVIKAGGFKLAGKDSVSPGGDTHAVDGATITLNRARQVALTFDGKTKQVWTTAYTVGDALTQLQLPGDVFVSPARPTPLPLIGAALAVTSPRTVQLSDNGEGASYVRLAAPTVGELLQVQGVPLAGEDTVQPGAATPLHDGMKITVTRKRTEKVTEREALDPPENVIDDADLNMSRTVVENPGKPGVQDVTYDVSIVNGRETGREAVGHTVVVPAQAKTVRKGAKPGTEVPPVRDGAVWDALAKCESGGNWAINTGNGYFGGIQFDQNTWSRQGGTRYAARPDLATREEQIAIAEVTRARQGWGAWPACTSRLGIS comes from the coding sequence ATATCCGCTCTCCAGCGGATCAACACGTCGCGCTCGCCGCTGCTCTACGCGGCGATCGCCGCGATGCTGATCACCCTGATCATCGGCGCCAGCCTGGCGATCGTGAATCGCAAGACCGTCACCCTCGTCGTCGACGGTCAGCGCAGCACCGTCACCACCATGGCGGCCAGCGTGAAGGGTGTGATCAAGGCGGGCGGGTTCAAACTCGCCGGCAAGGACTCGGTGTCGCCGGGCGGCGACACACATGCCGTCGACGGCGCGACCATCACACTCAATCGCGCCCGCCAGGTCGCACTGACCTTCGACGGTAAGACCAAGCAGGTGTGGACCACCGCCTACACCGTCGGTGACGCGCTCACCCAGCTGCAACTGCCCGGCGACGTATTCGTCTCACCCGCACGTCCCACACCGCTGCCGCTGATCGGCGCGGCACTGGCCGTCACCAGTCCCCGCACGGTCCAGCTCTCCGACAACGGCGAAGGCGCGAGCTATGTGCGGCTGGCCGCGCCGACCGTCGGTGAACTGCTCCAGGTGCAGGGCGTGCCGCTGGCCGGTGAGGACACGGTGCAACCCGGGGCGGCGACCCCGCTGCACGACGGTATGAAGATCACCGTCACCCGCAAGCGCACCGAGAAGGTCACCGAACGCGAAGCGCTCGACCCGCCCGAGAACGTCATCGACGACGCCGACCTCAACATGAGCCGCACCGTCGTCGAGAATCCGGGTAAGCCGGGCGTGCAGGACGTCACCTACGACGTATCGATCGTCAACGGCAGGGAAACCGGTCGCGAAGCGGTCGGCCACACCGTCGTCGTGCCCGCACAGGCCAAAACCGTGCGCAAGGGCGCCAAGCCGGGGACGGAAGTCCCGCCCGTGCGCGACGGGGCGGTCTGGGACGCGCTCGCCAAATGCGAATCCGGTGGCAACTGGGCCATCAATACCGGCAACGGATATTTCGGCGGCATCCAGTTCGATCAGAACACCTGGTCGAGGCAAGGGGGGACGCGGTATGCGGCGCGACCCGATCTGGCGACCCGGGAAGAGCAGATCGCCATCGCCGAGGTGACTCGGGCCCGGCAGGGATGGGGAGCCTGGCCTGCCTGTACCAGTCGGCTGGGGATCAGCTGA
- a CDS encoding SDR family NAD(P)-dependent oxidoreductase — protein MTLRHEGRRVVVTGAGSGIGQGVVLRLLAEGAHVVGADISEPGLKETVAAAGEHRDHLHTVTVDVANPESVRAACTEATDHLGGLDVLVNAAGIMRTAHTHDMPFESWNQVIGVNLTGTFLMMQAALPTLLESEHPVIVNFSSTAAFGSHPYMAAYAASKGGVNAMTHAVALEYSKQGLRAVNIVPGGITSGITNNLSAPEDADWTLFSRLTGWLNGGTLGEPADVAGVVAMVASEDGRYITGSEIRVDGGALM, from the coding sequence ATGACGCTCAGGCACGAGGGACGGCGAGTGGTGGTGACCGGGGCCGGCTCCGGCATCGGACAGGGTGTGGTGCTGCGACTGCTCGCCGAGGGTGCGCACGTCGTCGGCGCCGACATCTCCGAACCCGGCCTGAAGGAGACCGTGGCGGCCGCGGGCGAGCATCGCGATCATCTACACACGGTCACCGTCGATGTGGCGAATCCGGAATCGGTGCGAGCCGCCTGCACCGAGGCCACCGACCATCTCGGCGGGCTGGACGTCCTGGTCAACGCGGCCGGCATCATGCGCACCGCGCACACGCACGATATGCCGTTCGAATCCTGGAACCAGGTCATCGGCGTCAACCTCACCGGCACCTTCCTGATGATGCAGGCCGCACTGCCGACCCTGCTGGAGTCCGAGCATCCAGTGATCGTGAACTTCTCCTCCACCGCCGCCTTCGGCTCCCACCCGTACATGGCCGCCTACGCCGCGTCCAAGGGCGGCGTCAACGCGATGACGCACGCGGTCGCGCTCGAGTATTCGAAACAGGGCCTGCGCGCGGTGAATATCGTGCCCGGCGGCATCACCAGCGGGATCACCAATAATCTGTCCGCCCCCGAGGACGCCGACTGGACCCTGTTCTCCCGCCTCACCGGCTGGCTCAACGGCGGCACCCTGGGCGAACCCGCCGACGTAGCCGGAGTGGTGGCCATGGTCGCCTCCGAGGACGGCCGCTACATCACCGGCTCGGAGATTCGAGTGGACGGCGGAGCCTTGATGTAG